The Candidatus Binataceae bacterium genome segment TCATCGTCGGCCGCACCCATCCCACCCTGCTGAACCGCTTGCTGCGCCGTTCGATTGCCGATCGGATTATCGCCGCGGCGGGCGATTTTGACATCGAACTGGTCGGCCAGGAGACCAAGAGGAAGCGAGGATGAGACCGCCCCGATTAAGCGCGCGGATTCGGAACGGCACGCTGGCGATGCTCGTGCTGACCCTGACCATCGGGGCCTTCGCCGTGCCGACGGTGCATAAGCTCGGCGGCTCGATTCGCGCCACCCTCTATCGCAATTACATCAGTATCGAGGCCGCGCAGCATATGCACGCGGCGCTGAGCGCGGTCGAAGTGGCGCAACTGCGCGGGACCTTGCCGGCAGTGCTGCCGTCGAGCCGCGCGACCTTTATTTATTGGATCAACGTCGAGCTGGGCGATATCACGGAGGTCGGCGAGGACGCCCTCGCGCATGAGATCCAGCGCGGCGGCGCACGCATCTTCGACGCGCTCGATAAAGGTCGGGTGCCCGCTCCCAAGGAATTCGACCGCCTGCATCAGCGCATCGATGCGCTGATTGAGATGAATCAGTCCGCGATGTTCCGTGCCGACAGCCGCACCATTCGCATGAGTGATCGGCTCGCCTTCGAATTCGCGATCGCACTCGTGGTACTGCTGGTGCTCGGCGCGGCGCTCTCCGGTACCCTCGCCTGGAGCATTGCAAAGCCGCTGGCGGAGCTCTCGGAGCATCTGCGCAGCTTCAGCCTGCGCGGCCCGGCCCTGCGCTTGGGTCCGCAGCCGCTGGCCGAACTCGAGGCCGTCGCCTCCGAATTCAACAAGATGGCGGAACGTCTCGAACAATTCGAGAAGCTCAACGTGGACCGCTTGATTTATGAGAAGGGCAAAACCGAGGCGATCCTCGAGAGCATCGAGGACGGCATCGTTTTGATCGACGCGAACGGCATCGTCACGCACATCAATGAGATCGGCGGCATCATCCTCGGGGTCGGGCGCGACGAGGCCCTGGGCAGCCAGTTCGACGATCTCAACAGCAATCATCCGCATTACCTGCGCGTGCGCGCGGCGCTGCGCGGGATGGCGCGGCAGGCCGCGGAGGTGCCACGGGTCGAAGTCGACCTGCACGTGCGCGGACGCAATCACACCTACGTTTTGAAACCGGTGCCGTTGCGTCAGGAAGGCGGCCAGTCGTTCGGCACGATTCTGATTCTCCAGGACATCACCTACCTGCGCGACAAGGACCGCGCACGCACCAACCTCGTCGCGACGCTTTCGCACGAGCTCAAGACCCCGCTGACGTCGCTCGCGTTGTCAGCAGAACTGCTCGAACGCAGTAACGGGTTGAACGCGGAACAGCGCGAGATGGTGGGGACAATCCGTCAGGATATCGCGCGCATGAGCACGATGGCCAACGAGCTGCTCGACCTCGCGCGCGGCGCCGGCGCAGCAATCACGCTGCAAAGTGCTGAAATTGATCTCACGCAGTTGCTCGAGGCCGTGACGCGGACTTTTACGCTGCAGGCCGAACAGAAGCCGCTCCGCTTCGAAACCGACTTCGATCGCTCGACGCCGCCGATTCGCGCCGATCCGGTTAAACTGTCATGGGTGATCTCGAACCTGGTCGCCAATGCGCTGCGCTACACGCCCGCAGGCGGCACGATCGCGGTATCCTCACGCTCGCTGGCGCAGGTGGTGCAATTGCAAGTGCGCGATAGTGGCCCCGGGATCGCCGCCGAGGTGCGCGCGCATCTCTTCGAGCGCTTCGCCCAATGGAACGTCAATGGCGTGGCGCCCGGCGCCGCCGGACTCGGCCTGGCGATCGCCAAGGAGATCGTCGAGGCCCATGGCGGCCGCATCTTCGTCGATAGTGAGTTGGGTAACGGCGCCTGCTTTACCGTCGAGCTGCCCGCAGGGTCGGAGGCGGCATGGCAACCCTCCTGATCGTGGATGATGAAAAGACTATCCGCGCCCGCCTGGTCACCTTCTTCGCCGGCTGCGGGCACGAAGTTCAGGGGGCCGAAAGCGGCGAGCGCGCTGTACAGCTTTTGGCCAACGGGCCGCCCTTCGATGTCGTCCTGACCGACTATCGCATGGCCGAGCTCAACGGGCTCGAGCTGCTCCAGCAGATCAAGCGCCAGGCGCCGGAGACCTCGGTGATTCTGATGACGGCGTATGGCACCGTCGAAAATGCGGTGACCGCGATGAAGGCCGGTGCCTTCGATTATTTGACCAAGCCGTTCTCGCTGGATCAGGTGCAGCACGTGGTCGAGCGCGCGCTCGAGTTGCGCGGGCTGCGCGAGGAAAACCGCCGCCTGCGCGGCGCGCTCGAGGAGTTGCCGTTGCTCAAGTCGCACAGCCCGGCGATGATCGAATTGCTGCAAACTGCGCGGCAGGCCGCGGCGAGCGACGCCACCATCCTCCTGACCGGCGACAGCGGCACCGGCAAGAACGTGCTGGCGCGCCAGATTCACGACTGGAGCGCGCGGCGCACGCATCCGTTCGTCGTCGTCACCTGCACGACTCTCTCGGAGCAACTCCTCGAGAGCGAGCTCTTCGGCCATATGCGCGGCGCCTTCACCGGCGCGATGAAGGACAAGCCCGGACGGCTCGAAGCGGCGGACGGCGGCACGGTCTTCCTCGACGAAATCGCCGATTTGCCGGCGGTCCTGCAGAGCAAGTTTTTGCGCTTCTTGCAGGATCAGAATTTTGAACGGGTCGGCGGCGAGCGCACGCTGCGCGTCGACGCGCGCATTGTCGCGGCGTCAAACCGCGACCTCGAAGCCGAGCTCGCGGCGCATCGCTTCCGCGAGGATCTCTTCTACCGCCTTAACGTCATCGCGCTGCGCGTGCCGCGCCTGCGCGAGCGCCGCGAAGACATCATCGCGCTGGCGGAGTGGATCCTGCGGGCTGCGAGCCTGCGCAATCGCCGCGCGCCGATGAGCCTGACCGACGCTGCGGTAGAAGCGATCCGGAATTACAGTTGGCCGGGCAATATCCGCGAGCTGCGCAACGCGCTCGAGCGGGCAGCCGTGCTCTGTCGCAGCGACACGATCGGAAGTGACGACCTGCCCGACGCGCTTTTCCGCGCCACTACAGAGCCGCCCGCGGCCGCGGCGTCAACCAACAGCCTCGAAGACCTTGAGCGCCAGCACATCGCGAGGGTGCTCGCGCAAAGCGCCACACTCGAAGAAGCCGCGGCCACGCTCGGCATCAATGTCACCACGTTGTGGCGCAAGCGCCGCCGCTACGGCATCGAATGAGGGCTCGCTAATCAGCCGTTTCCAGCTCGGAGGGCGCGCGAGCGCACTCGCATTCGTATGGCCGGGCGCCTAGCCCGCGGCAACGATCGAAGTGGTGGTCTCGGCGCCATGATGGCCGATCGCGCCGCGGATTGCCTCAAGCAATACCGCTTTCCTGACCGGCTTGGCGACATGGGTGTCGGCCCCAGCTTCGATACAGCGGCGGACGTCGTCATTGAGGGCTGAGGCCGTGAGCGCGATAATCGGCGTCCGCGCCGCGCCCTGCGCCTGCTCGAACGCGCGTATCCGGCGCATCGCCTCGAAGCCATCGACCACCGGCATCTGCAGGTCCATCAACACAATGTCGTATGCGCCTTGCGCAAATTTGCGGACGCCGACCTCGCCATCTTCCGCCTCATCGATCAGATGCGGCTGATGTCTGAGAT includes the following:
- a CDS encoding sigma-54 dependent transcriptional regulator, with product MATLLIVDDEKTIRARLVTFFAGCGHEVQGAESGERAVQLLANGPPFDVVLTDYRMAELNGLELLQQIKRQAPETSVILMTAYGTVENAVTAMKAGAFDYLTKPFSLDQVQHVVERALELRGLREENRRLRGALEELPLLKSHSPAMIELLQTARQAAASDATILLTGDSGTGKNVLARQIHDWSARRTHPFVVVTCTTLSEQLLESELFGHMRGAFTGAMKDKPGRLEAADGGTVFLDEIADLPAVLQSKFLRFLQDQNFERVGGERTLRVDARIVAASNRDLEAELAAHRFREDLFYRLNVIALRVPRLRERREDIIALAEWILRAASLRNRRAPMSLTDAAVEAIRNYSWPGNIRELRNALERAAVLCRSDTIGSDDLPDALFRATTEPPAAAASTNSLEDLERQHIARVLAQSATLEEAAATLGINVTTLWRKRRRYGIE
- a CDS encoding ATP-binding protein, which produces MRPPRLSARIRNGTLAMLVLTLTIGAFAVPTVHKLGGSIRATLYRNYISIEAAQHMHAALSAVEVAQLRGTLPAVLPSSRATFIYWINVELGDITEVGEDALAHEIQRGGARIFDALDKGRVPAPKEFDRLHQRIDALIEMNQSAMFRADSRTIRMSDRLAFEFAIALVVLLVLGAALSGTLAWSIAKPLAELSEHLRSFSLRGPALRLGPQPLAELEAVASEFNKMAERLEQFEKLNVDRLIYEKGKTEAILESIEDGIVLIDANGIVTHINEIGGIILGVGRDEALGSQFDDLNSNHPHYLRVRAALRGMARQAAEVPRVEVDLHVRGRNHTYVLKPVPLRQEGGQSFGTILILQDITYLRDKDRARTNLVATLSHELKTPLTSLALSAELLERSNGLNAEQREMVGTIRQDIARMSTMANELLDLARGAGAAITLQSAEIDLTQLLEAVTRTFTLQAEQKPLRFETDFDRSTPPIRADPVKLSWVISNLVANALRYTPAGGTIAVSSRSLAQVVQLQVRDSGPGIAAEVRAHLFERFAQWNVNGVAPGAAGLGLAIAKEIVEAHGGRIFVDSELGNGACFTVELPAGSEAAWQPS